In one window of Deltaproteobacteria bacterium DNA:
- a CDS encoding SIS domain-containing protein: MLQDEYIYQEILEQESIALQHQQLSRPEWPVHGGRVIITGAGDSYCAALFGQWLIEQHRPIEALPALEASRAAPDLGKKDLLIAISVSGYTPRVLEASQRALAAGAELAAITDNPQSPLAQIATNLWPIYASPVKELQYSNYDDEMAKQYVGYHHDVAQTKSFWAVLLTLVRAASVEMDWQVLWQHTRTLLAPSFYQPLVSQAGEWARSQQTFFLGCGWAKIAARFAVYKMYEFNRLAHFTGIEEYCHTHYFITRPGDTIVFLIDDFDSARRAVEIAPVLRDMFSARIIWLQQGTAGSDSLPAAFMDWLYLLQTPETNQPLQRFLNTILALEWFTYSIGRVGAPNINTFHAGYDTERLVAGTLQTIRSSTVRVCKAR, encoded by the coding sequence ATGCTGCAGGACGAATACATCTACCAGGAAATCCTGGAACAGGAGAGCATAGCTCTCCAGCACCAGCAACTTTCCCGGCCAGAGTGGCCTGTCCATGGCGGCAGGGTAATCATCACGGGTGCAGGTGATTCCTATTGTGCTGCTCTGTTTGGCCAGTGGCTCATAGAGCAGCACAGGCCCATCGAGGCACTGCCGGCTCTGGAGGCCAGCCGCGCTGCTCCTGATCTTGGCAAGAAAGACCTCCTCATTGCCATCAGCGTTTCCGGTTACACTCCCCGGGTGCTCGAAGCAAGTCAACGCGCTTTAGCAGCTGGAGCTGAGCTGGCGGCAATAACGGACAATCCTCAAAGTCCTCTAGCCCAAATAGCAACTAACCTCTGGCCCATATATGCCTCGCCGGTCAAAGAGCTGCAATACTCCAATTATGATGATGAGATGGCCAAACAATATGTGGGTTATCATCACGACGTTGCCCAGACGAAGAGTTTCTGGGCAGTTCTATTGACGCTCGTGCGGGCGGCCTCCGTAGAAATGGACTGGCAAGTCCTCTGGCAACATACCCGCACCTTGCTTGCCCCCAGTTTTTATCAGCCACTTGTCAGCCAGGCAGGGGAGTGGGCCAGGAGCCAGCAGACTTTTTTCCTGGGCTGTGGCTGGGCCAAGATAGCAGCGCGTTTCGCTGTTTACAAAATGTACGAGTTCAACCGCCTTGCTCATTTTACCGGGATCGAGGAATACTGTCATACTCATTATTTCATCACCCGTCCCGGTGATACCATAGTCTTTCTGATAGATGATTTTGACAGTGCCAGGAGGGCAGTAGAAATTGCACCCGTACTGAGGGATATGTTCTCTGCGCGCATCATCTGGCTGCAGCAAGGAACGGCTGGCAGCGATTCACTGCCTGCCGCTTTTATGGATTGGCTGTACTTGCTGCAGACACCAGAAACCAACCAACCACTCCAGCGCTTTCTCAATACGATTCTAGCACTGGAATGGTTCACATACAGCATCGGCCGCGTGGGGGCGCCCAATATCAACACCTTTCATGCCGGCTACGATACGGAGCGCCTGGTAGCAGGCACCCTGCAAACTATCCGCAGTTCTACTGTTCGAGTTTGCAAGGCGCGCTGA